TCAAGAACTAATCCCATTCCATCAAGACCAGTACAAACTATTTCTCTAATTAATGCAGAGTTTTCACCAATACCACCAGTAAAGCAAAGAGCATCAATACCATCAAGAGCAGCAACATAAGAACCAACATATTTTTTGATATTGTAAGCAACCATATCAACAGCTAATCTACATCTATCATCACCTTCTTGCATTCCATCTAAAACTTCTCTTAAATCAGAAGTTTTCCCAGAAATACCTAAAATACCTGATTTTTTATTCATAAGTTCAGATATCTCATCAATAGTAAGATTTTCTTGTTTCATCATATATTGAATTGCTCCCGCACCAACATCACCAGATCTAGTACCCATCATTAAACCTTGAACAGGAGTTAATCCCATAGAAGTATCAATTGACTTGCCATTTAAAACGGCTGTAACAGAAGAGCCATTTCCTAAGTGACAAACAACAATTCTTGTATTTCTTTTTTTGTCTAACATTCCCCTTGCTTCATTTGAAACATAATAATGACTTGTTCCATGGAATCCATATTTTCTGATTTGATATTTTTCATATTGATCATATGGTAAAGCATACATATAAGCATAATCAGGCATTGTTTGGTGAAATACTGTATCAAATACTGCAACGTTCGGAGTTTTAGGCATTAGTTCTTGGCAAATTTTCATACCTAAAACATTTGCAGGATTATGTAGAGGGGCTAGAGGTATTAGTTCTTCAATCTCTTTTATAACTTTATCTGTTACAAGTGCAGAACTTTTAAAAGATTCTCCTCCATGTGCAACTCTATGTCCAATAGCTTGTATATTGTCAATTGAATCAATTACTTTACCTTCTCCTACTGTTAATGTTCTTAGAACTAATTCAATTGCTTCTTTGTGTGTTGGTAGATTTGCATCTACTTTTAATTTCTTATCTCCAAATTCATGAGATAAAACACCATCAATACCAATTCTTTCACAAATACCAGATGCAAAAACTTTCTTAATAACTGGATTCATTAATTGATACTTTAATGAAGAACTTCCCGCATTTAAAATGAATACTAACATATATCTT
The Halarcobacter mediterraneus DNA segment above includes these coding regions:
- a CDS encoding acetate/propionate family kinase; translated protein: MLVFILNAGSSSLKYQLMNPVIKKVFASGICERIGIDGVLSHEFGDKKLKVDANLPTHKEAIELVLRTLTVGEGKVIDSIDNIQAIGHRVAHGGESFKSSALVTDKVIKEIEELIPLAPLHNPANVLGMKICQELMPKTPNVAVFDTVFHQTMPDYAYMYALPYDQYEKYQIRKYGFHGTSHYYVSNEARGMLDKKRNTRIVVCHLGNGSSVTAVLNGKSIDTSMGLTPVQGLMMGTRSGDVGAGAIQYMMKQENLTIDEISELMNKKSGILGISGKTSDLREVLDGMQEGDDRCRLAVDMVAYNIKKYVGSYVAALDGIDALCFTGGIGENSALIREIVCTGLDGMGLVLDPIKNNRKRNDSRDIATNSSSARIFVIPTNEEYVIANDTYEVVTKS